From the Erythrolamprus reginae isolate rEryReg1 chromosome Z, rEryReg1.hap1, whole genome shotgun sequence genome, one window contains:
- the LOC139154078 gene encoding vomeronasal type-2 receptor 26-like: MAMILPTSVCNDQCHPGFHKKKKEGEPFCCYICVPCPERKISNQKDVDFCTECPEDEYSNFQQNQCIPKNLNYLSYGKQPGITLMGFSIAFALTTLWVLRTFWKHKDTPIVKANNRNLTYTLLFSLFLCFLCSLLFIGKPTSTTCLLRQTAFGIVFSLALSSVLAKTIIVVLAFVATRPGSQVRKWVGRKLGDTIVISCTSIQVSICSFWLFTSPPFPDRDFNSLHKEIILECNEGSTTMFCLVLGYMGFLAMVSFSVAFFARKLPDSFNEAKFITFSMLIFCSVWLSFGPMYLSTKGKYVVAVEVFSILTSSAGLLSCIFFPKCYIILIRPELNNKDQLIKRQSRVIL; the protein is encoded by the exons ATGGCCATG ATATTGCCAACTTCTGTATGTAATGATCAATGTCATCCTGGTTTCcataagaaaaaaaaggaaggggaacCCTTTTGCTGCTATATTTGTGTACCATGTCCAGAAAGAAAGATTTCTAATCAGAAAG ATGTGGATTTCTGCACTGAATGTCCAGAAGATGAATATTCAAACTTTCAACAGAACCAATGCATCCCCAAAAATTTAAACTACCTGTCCTATGGAAAGCAACCAGGAATCACTTTAATGGGATTTTCAATTGCTTTTGCTCTGACAACACTTTGGGTCCTTAGAACTTTTTGGAAACATAAGGACACTCCTATAGTTAAAGCAAACAATAGAAACCTTACctatactcttctcttctctctctttctttgcttcctttgcTCTCTCCTCTTCATTGGAAAACCAACATCTACCACATGTCTTCTTCGACAAACAGCCTTTGGCATTGTTTTCTCTTTGGCCCTTTCCAGTGTTTTGGCCAAAACAATTATTGTTGTTCTAGCCTTTGTGGCTACCAGGCCTGGGTCCCAGGTAAGGAAATGGGTAGGGAGAAAGTTAGGAGATACTATTGTCATTTCCTGCACCTCTATCCAAGTGAGCATTTGTTCTTTTTGGCTATTTACTTCCCCACCATTCCCAGATAGGGACTTCAACTCTCTCCATAAAGAAATCATTCTAGAATGCAATGAGGGCTCTACTACCATGTTTTGTCTTGTCTTGGGCTATATGGGTTTTCTGGCCATGGTCAGTTTTTCTGTGGCTTTCTTTGCCAGGAAGTTACCTGACAGTTTCAATGAAGCCAAATTTATTACATTCAGCATGTTgatcttttgcagtgtttggttgTCTTTTGGTCCAATGTACCTCAGCACTAAAGGAAAATATGTGGTGGCTGTTGAAGTCTTCTCTATCTTAACTTCAAGTGCTGGGTTGTTGAGTTGCATTTTTTTCCCTAAATGCTACATAATTTTAATCAGGCCTGAACTGAACAACAAAGATCAATTAATAAAGAGACAAAGCAGGGTCATCTTATAA